Below is a window of Streptomyces sp. NBC_01429 DNA.
GCCGCCCGACTCCGCGCCCTCCCGGCCGCCCCAGGCGACGAAGGTCTTCGCGCCGAGTTCGGCGGCGAGGTCGATGTTGCGCAGCACCTTGCGCAGCGCGAAGCGCCGGATGTCGCGGTCGTTGGCGGTGAGGCCGCCGTCCTTGAAGACCGGGTGGGTGAAGAGGTTGGTGGTGACCATGGACGCGACCACGCCGGTCGCGTCCAGCGCCTGCCGGAAGCGCTTGATGTGCGACTCGCGCTCGGTGTCGGACGAGCCGAACGGGATGAGGTCGTCGTCGTGGAAGGTCACGCCGTACGCGCCCAGCTCCCCGAGCCGCTGTACGGACTCGACGGGGTCCAGGGCCGGGCGGGTGGCGTCGCCGAACGGGTCCCGGCCCTGCCAGCCCACGGTCCACAGACCGAAGCTGAACTTGTCCGCGGGGGTGGGTGTGAAGCGTTCCGTCATCCTCTGGCCGCCTTCGATGGCTAGCTCCGGCACGCGCCGGACCTATTTGTTTACTGACATGACTAATAAAGCACGGAGTGCGGGCGGGCAAAAGACCGGAGGACGACCCGGAATTGTCCCTACCCTCATCCGGAGGGGACCGAGCGGCCGCCGAGGTTGTCCGGGGGTTGATCGTCCTCGCTGTTCCCGTGCGTCGCACCATCGCGTAATTTGTTCCTCCAGATCCAAAAACCGGAGGTAGAGCCGCATGTCGCAGAGCCAGGTCGTCATCGGCGTGGACAGTTCCACCCAGTCCACGAAGGCCGCCTTCACCGACGCCGCCACCGGCCGGCTGCTCGCCGTGGGCCGCGCGCCGCACCGGGTGACCGGGGAGGGCGGCGCGCGCGAGACGGACCCCGAGGTGTGGTGGACCGCGCTGCGCGACGCGGTCGGCGCCGGACTCAAGGAGTCCGGCGTGGAGCCCTCGGCGGTCATCGGCATAGCCGTCGCCGGACAGCAGCACGGACTGGTGGTGCTGGACGGCGCCGGGCGGCCGCTGCGCCCGGCGCTGCTCTGGAACGACACCCGCTCGGCCCCGCAGGCCGCCGCGCTGACCGAGACGCTCGGCGGCCCCGACGCCTGGACGGCGCGTACGGGCTCGGTGCCGGTGGCGTCGATGACGGCCTCCAAGTGGCAGTGGCTGCGGGAGAACGACCCGGCCGTCGCCGACGCCACGGCCGCCATCAGGCTGCCGCACGACTTCCTGACCGAGCGGCTCGCCGGCACCCCCGCCACCGACCCCGGCGACGCCTCCGGCACCTGCTGGTACTCGACGGCCACCGGTGAGTACGACGCCGAACTGCTCGCGCTCCTCGGGCTCGACACCGATCTGCTGCCGCCCGTCGCCACCACCGGCGCAGCGCGGATCGGCTCGCTCACCGCGGCGGCCGCCGCCGAACTGGGCCTGCCCGCGGGCATCGCCGTCGCCGCCGGTACCGGTGACAACATGAGCGCCGCCGTCGGCCTGGGCTTCGGCGGCGCCGGGCTGCTGGACCACCCGGTGCTCAGCCTGGGCACCTCGGGCACGGTCTTCGCCGCGACCCGCACCCGCCCGGGATCCGCGGCGCTCGCCGGGTTCGCCGCCGCCGACGGTACGTATCTGCCGCTGGCCTGCACCCTCAACTGCACGCTCGCCGTGGACAAGGTGGCGGCGCTGCTCCGCCTCGACCGCGAGGACGCGACGCCGGGCGGCGAGGCCGTACTCCTGCCGTACCTGGACGGCGAGCGCACCCCCGACCTGCCGGCCTCGTCGGGGCTGCTGACCGGCATCCGGCACGACACCACGCCGCAGCAGCTCCTGGGCGCCGCCTACGAGGGCGCGGCCGTGACCGTACTGCGCGCCCTGGACGAGGTCATGCGCGCCTGCGGTCTCGACCCCGCCGCGCCCGAGGTCGCCGGCCGCCCGCTGCGGCTGGTCGGCGGCGGCGCGCAGGGCCGGATGTGGGTCGAGACGGTGCGGCGGCTCTCCGGCCGTCCGCTGATCGTCCCCGCCAGCGGCGAGCTGGTCGCCCTCGGCGCTGCGGCGCTGGCGGCGGGCGCGGCCACGGGCGAGGACCCGGTGACCGTCGCGACATCGTGGGAGACGGGCGCGGGCCCGGAACTGCCGCCGGTGGAGCGGGACACGGAGACCTGGGAGCGGGTGGGCTCGGTCCTGGACAGGGCGGCGCCGAGTCTGCTGAGCTGAGCCGAGCCGGACGAGGCCGCTTCGGACGCACGGCCCGATCCGTGCTCCCTCGTGCACCGGGCCGTTACGCGTCCAGGGACCTTACGTCCAGGGCCCCTTACGTCCAGGAAGCTCAGCCCGTTCTGAGTCCGCCCGCCGCCAGCGACAGCGCGTCGAGCAGCGGGCGGATCAGCGGGTGGTTCTCGGCGCCCCTGCGGACCGCGGCGAAGACCCGGCGGGTGGCGGCCGGACCCGCCACCGGACGTACGACCGTCCCCTTCAGCTCCATGCCGCGCAGCGCCGAGCGCGGGACCAGCGCCACCCCGGCGCCGGCGCCCGCGAGGGCGACGACCGCGCGGAAGTCGTCCGAGAAGTGCGCCGGTCTCGGCTGGAAGCCCGCCAGTTCGCAGGCCAGTTGGATGACGTCGTGGCAGGGGTTGCCGGGGTACGGGCCGATCCAGTCGCTGTCGGCCAGCTCGGCGAGCGCCACCCGCGGCGCGAGACCGAGCGGGTGCGCCGCGGGCAGGACCACGTCGAACGGCTCCGCGTACAGCGGCACCCGGGAGAGCCGGGGGTCGTCCTCGCGCGGCGCGCCCCGGTACTCGACCGCGACCGCCAGATCGGCCTGTCCGCCGAGCACGAGCGGCAGGCTCTCGTCGCCCTCGGCGTCGCGTACCCGTACCCGTATGCCGGGGTGCGCGCCCGCGAGCGCCTCGACGGCCGGGGCGAGCACCTCCGCGATGCCGGTGGCGAACGCGGCGACCGTGACCTCGCCCGCCGTGCCGCCCGCGTAGGCCGCGAGTTCGGCCTCGGCGCGCTCCAGCTGGGCGAGGACCTCGTGGGTGTGGCCGAGCAGGATGTCCCCGGCCGCCGTCAGCCGCACACCCCGGCCGCTGCGGGTCAGCAGCGCGTGGCCGGTCTCCTGTTCCAGGGCGGCGAGCTGCTGGGAGACGGCCGAGGGCGTGAGGTAGAGCGCGGCCGCCGCGGCGGTCACCGTACGGTGGTCCGCCACGGCCCGCAGGACACGCAGCCGCCGGGGGTCGATCACGCAGGCCATCCTGCCAGGCCGAGAGGTATCGACCGAATCGGCCCGGTTGGCCCCTGTCGTCAGCCCCCGCCGTCAGCCTCCGCTGCCAGCCCCCGGCGTGGGCCTCCCCCGCGTCGGCTCCCCTTCGGTCAGCTCTCCCGCTCCAGCACCGCGCGCGCGTCGACGAACGCCGCGACCGCCCGGCGCACCTCGGCCGTCGAGTGCGCGGCGGACAGCTGCACCCTGATCCGCGCGCGGTCCATCGGCACGACCGGGTAGGAGAATCCGATCACGTACACCCCGCGCTCCAGCAGCAGTTCCGCCATCCGGCCGGCCCGCGCCGCGTCACCGATCATGACCGGGGCGATCGGGTGGTCGCCGGGCAGGATCTCGAAGCCCGCCCCGGTCATCTCCTCGCGGAAGAGGGCGGTGTTGGCGCTCAGCCGCTCCCGCAGCCCGCCCGCGCCCTCCAGCAGGTCGAGGACCTTGACCGAAGCGGCGGCGATGACCGGCGCGAGCGAGTTGGAGAAGAGATACGGGCGGGAGCGCTGCCGCAGCAGCGCGACGATCTCGGCGCGGGCGGCGACATAGCCGCCCGAGGCGCCGCCGAGCGCCTTGCCGAGGGTGCCGGTGACGATGTCGACCCGGTCCATGACGCCGTGCAGTTCGGGGGTGCCGCGGCCGTTCGGGCCGACGAAGCCGACGGCGTGCGAGTCGTCGACCATGACCATCGCGTCGTACCGGTCGGCGAGGTCGCAGATCTCGTCGAGCGGCGCGACATAGCCGTCCATGGAGAACACGCCGTCCGTCACGATCAGCCGCCGCCGGGCGTCGGCGGACTCCTTGAGCCTGGTCTCCAGTTCGGCGAGGTCGCGGTTGGCGTAGCGCAGCCGGCGGGCCTTGGAGAGGCGGATGCCGTCGATGATGCTGGCGTGGTTGAGCGCGTCGGAGATGACCGCGTCCTCGGGGCCGAGGAGAGTCTCGAAGACTCCGCCGTTGGCGTCGAAGCAGGAGGAGTAGAGGATCGTGTCCTCCTGGCCGAGGAAGCCCGACAGCCGCCCCTCCAGCTCCTTGTGGATCTCCTGGGTGCCGCAGATGAACCGTACGGAGGCCATGCCGTAGCCCCACCGGTCGAGGGCGTCCTTGGCGGCGGCGACGACCTCGGGGTGGTCGGCGAGCCCGAGGTAGTTGTTGGCGCAGAAGTTGAGGACCGCGCCGTCGGCCTTCTCTCCATCGTCCGTCCCGCCGGAGGCGGTCACGGCGACGGAGGCGCTCTGCGGGGTGGAGATCACGCGCTCGGGCTTGAAGAGACCGGCGGCGCGGATCTCGTCGAGCGTGGCGGACAGTTCGTCCCGGACGGACCCGTACATGAGGGCTCCTTCTTGTCTTGGTTGGTCAGGCTGTCCAGTCGAGGATGATCTTGCCGCTGCGGGCGGTGGCCGCCTCGTCGAACGCCGCGTCGAAGTCCTCGTACCCGTAGCTGCCGGTGATGACCGGCGTGAGGTCGAGGCCGCCTTCGAGCAGCACCGTCATCGCGTACCAGGTCTCGAACATCTCGCGGCCGTAGATGCCCTTGATCGTGATCATGGAGGTGACGATCCTCGACCAGTCGACGGCGAACTCCTCGGCGGGCAGCCCGAGCATGGCGATCCGGCCGCCGTGCGTCATGTTGGCGACCATGTCGCGCATGGCCTCGGGGCGGCCGGACATCTCCAGGCCGATGTCGAAGCCCTCCTTCAGGCCGAGCAGCCGCTGGGCCTCGGAGATGCCGGTGCCGGAGACGTCGAGGGCCAGGGTGGCGCCGGCCTTGCGGGCGAGTTCCAGGCGGTACGGACTGACGTCGGTGATCACGACGTTGCGCGCGCCCGCGTGCCGGGCGACGGCCGCGGCCATGATGCCGATCGGGCCGGCGCCGGTGATCAGGACGTCCTCGCCGACGAGCGGGAAGGAGAGGGCGGTGTGGACGGCGTTGCCGAACGGGTCGAAGATCGCGGCGACATCGAGGTCCACCTCCGCCCGGTGCACCCAGACGTTCGTGGCGGGCAAGGCCACGTACTCGGCGAAGGCGCCGTCGCGGCCGACGCCGAGGCCGACGGTGCCCCGGCACAGATGGCGGCGCCCGGCCAGACAGTTGCGGCAGCTGCCGCAGACGAGATGGCCCTCGCCGCTGACGAGATCGCCGACGGCGACGTCCCGTACGGCGTCGCCCACCGAGACCACCTCGCCGACGAACTCGTGGCCGAGGACGCGCGGGGTGGTGACCGTCCTGCGCGCCCAGCCGTCCCAGGAGCGGATGTGCAGGTCGGTGCCGCAGATACCGGTACGGAGCACCTTGATCAGTACGTCGGCCGGCCCGGTGCGCGGCTCCGGCACGTCCATGAGCCACAGCCCCGGTTCGGCCTGCTGTTTGACAAGTGCCTTCATGGGCGCGGCTCCCGGGGTGGTGGTGCTGAGCGGTGACCGTCGTCCGTGCGGTGAGCACCGCTCGTACGTGATCACCGCTCCGTGGTCGTGCACCAATCTGCCGAGCCGAGGGGCGTTCGGTCCATCGAGGATTTCTTAACCGCGCCAACAGCTCAGCTTCACACCCGTTTCGCACCCGCCGCCCGCGACGGGCGACGGGTGCGCGCCGAGGGCTACTGGTAGGTGCACTTGTCGCGCCGCCGGTGGACCCGGCGCAGGCGTATCCGGCGGCGGCGCTCCTGGAGCGCCCGTACCCGCGAGCCCCTGCCGCGCGCGGGCCGCTCCCGCTCCCGCTCCGCGACGAGCTGCCCCAGCGCGGGCACCAGGCCGGGCACCACAGCGGGCTCCGCCGCCGGGGCGGTCGGCGCGGCCCCGCGCCGGGCGAGGCGCGGGAGGCGGGAGCGCCGAGCGACCGGACCGGCGCGTACGGGGTCGGGGGCTGAGGCCGCGGCTGGAGCCGTCCGAACCGGTTCCGGGGCCGGGAGCTGTGCGGAGGACAGCACCGGGGTGCGTGTCCGCGCCGCCGGAGCCGCCGTCCCGACCGGCTCGTACGGGTGGTCGTAGGGGCCGTACGGCGCGGACGGCCCGTACCGCGTCCGGTGCTCCGGGTCCCGGCCAGGCTGCCGGTCCCGCTCACCATCCGCCTCGGCGCCCGGTACGGGTACGGGCACGAGGGCGGTCCGGGTCAGCAGCACCACGCCGCGCGCCGCCAGCACCGCGCCCACCAGCGCCGCCGCGATCCCCACGGCGCCGCCCCGGAGGCGCTCGCCGAGGAGGGCGAGGCCGATGACGGAGGCGGCGACCGGGTTGGCGAGGGTCAGTACGGCGAGCGGGGCGCCCAGACCGCCCCGGTACGCCGTCTGGGAGAGCAGCAGACCGCCCGAGGCGAAGGCAGCGACCACCAGCGCGACCGCCGCGACCTGCCACCACGGCAGCGCGCCGGCGCCACGGGCCGTGGCGGCGACCGTGACGGTCTGGGTGAGGGCGGAGGCGACGCCCGAGGTGATTCCGGAGGCCGCCGCGTGCCGCAGTCCGGGGCGGGCTCCGGGCCTGGTCAGAACCGTGACCAGAGCCAGCGCCAGCCCCGCGACGGCAAGCGCCTGCGACAGCGAGAGCGTCGCGCCCGGATGCGTACCGGCGGCGGTCAGCAGGATGACCGCGAGCCCCGCGAGCGTGTACGCGGTGCCGCGCCACTCGCCCCTGCCCACCTGGCGCCCGGCCCGGCGCGCGCCCAGCGGCACGGCAGCGACCAGCGTCAGCGCGCCGAGCGGCTGGACGACCGTGAGCGGCCCGTACGTCAGGGCCACGACATGCAGCAGCGCGCCCGTCGCGTTCAGCCCGACCGCTCCCCACCAGGCGCCGCGCCCGAGCAGGGTGAGCAGCGGGGTCCCGGGCGCGGTGCGGGCGGCGAGGCGTTCCTGCGCCACGGCGGCCGAGGCGTACGCGAAGGCCGAGACCAGCGAGAGGGCCACGGCGACCGCCGTCCCGCCGTTCATCGCGCCGCTCCCGACGTGACGCCGACGACGGTCCCGGCAGGGGCCCCGGCAGGGGCCTGTTCCGGGATGCCCGCGGCGGGCCGTACGGTCTTCGGCCGCGCGGCCGAAGACCGTACGACGAGGGATCCCCGGCGCCGTACGGCCGCGCCCGGCGCCCTGATGAACGCCAGCGCGACGCCCAGCAGCGCGACGGCCACGGCCGCGTCGAGCCAGTAGTGGTTGGCGGTGCCTATGACGACGAACAGCGTGAGCAGCGGGTGCAGCAGCCAGAGCCGGCGCCACCGCGTCCTGGTGGCGGCGATGAGTCCGACGGCGACCATCAGGGCCCAGCCGACATGGAGCGAGGGCATCGCCGCGAACTGGTTGGCCACCGTGTCGTGCGCGGGGGACGCGGCGTACACCGTCGGCCCGTACACCCGGCCGGTGTCCACCAGACCGGTCGCGGCCAGCAGACGCGGCGGGGCGAGCGGCATCAGCAGATGCAGGACGAGCGCGGCGCCGGTCAGCGCGGCGAGCACCCGTCGCGCCCATACGTAGTGACCGGGCCTGCGCCAGTAGAGCCAGCCCAGGAAGAGCACCGTCGCGGGGAAGTGCACGGTCGCGTAGTAGGTGTTCGCGAGCTGGACCAGGGTGGTGTCGTGCAGCAGGACGCCCTGGACGGCGCCCTCCCCCGGCAGATGGAGCGCCCGCTCCCAGCCCCGGACGCGGTCCGCGTCGCGGAACGCCTCGGCGGTGTGTCCGGTGGCGGCCTGTCTGCCGAGCTTGTAGACGAGGAAGAGTCCGGCGACGAGCAGCAGCTCGCGCACGAGGGGCGGTCGGGTGGAAACGTCCGGTTTCCGTTCGGCGGGCCCCGTGCGGGCGTCGATGTTCACCACCCGCCCCCTTCACATGGTCGGCACGGCGCGCGGGGACGACGTGGCGTTACGGCGACGCGTTCTGGACCGCGCCCTTATCGATACGCCAGTGTACCGATACGAAATAGTATCGGTACACTGGCGTATCGGTACACTGCCGTATCGATGCCATGACGGGCAGGGAGAGACGATGACGACGACGCAACGCCGCTCCAAGATCACGCCGGAGCGCGAGCAGGAGTTCTACCAGGCAGCTCTCGACCTGCTCAGGGAGGGCGGCTACGACGCCCTCACCATGGAAGGCGTCGCGGCCCGCTCCCGTTGCGGCAAGTCCACGCTCTACCGTCAGTGGGGTACGAAGCCGCAGCTGGTCGCCGCCGCGCTGCGCGGCACGAGCTGTTTCCGGCTCGCGGACGTCGACACCGGAACACTGGAGGGCGATCTGCGCGCCGTGGCCCGGTCGGCGGCGGTGTTCTCGGGGCGCGACATCCCGCTGATGCGCGCGCTCAGCCAGGCCGCGTTCCAGCACCCCGAGCTGCAACGGGCCCTGCGCGAGGTCCTCATCGACCCCGAGATCGCGGCGATCGACACCATGGTCGGGCGCGCGGTGGAACGCGGCGAGATCGCGGCGGACAACCCGGCCTCGGAGTTCGTGGCGGTCCAGCTGACCGGCGTCATGCGCGCCCGGCCGACGCTGGAGGGCCGT
It encodes the following:
- the xylB gene encoding xylulokinase; amino-acid sequence: MSQSQVVIGVDSSTQSTKAAFTDAATGRLLAVGRAPHRVTGEGGARETDPEVWWTALRDAVGAGLKESGVEPSAVIGIAVAGQQHGLVVLDGAGRPLRPALLWNDTRSAPQAAALTETLGGPDAWTARTGSVPVASMTASKWQWLRENDPAVADATAAIRLPHDFLTERLAGTPATDPGDASGTCWYSTATGEYDAELLALLGLDTDLLPPVATTGAARIGSLTAAAAAELGLPAGIAVAAGTGDNMSAAVGLGFGGAGLLDHPVLSLGTSGTVFAATRTRPGSAALAGFAAADGTYLPLACTLNCTLAVDKVAALLRLDREDATPGGEAVLLPYLDGERTPDLPASSGLLTGIRHDTTPQQLLGAAYEGAAVTVLRALDEVMRACGLDPAAPEVAGRPLRLVGGGAQGRMWVETVRRLSGRPLIVPASGELVALGAAALAAGAATGEDPVTVATSWETGAGPELPPVERDTETWERVGSVLDRAAPSLLS
- a CDS encoding LysR family transcriptional regulator, producing the protein MIDPRRLRVLRAVADHRTVTAAAAALYLTPSAVSQQLAALEQETGHALLTRSGRGVRLTAAGDILLGHTHEVLAQLERAEAELAAYAGGTAGEVTVAAFATGIAEVLAPAVEALAGAHPGIRVRVRDAEGDESLPLVLGGQADLAVAVEYRGAPREDDPRLSRVPLYAEPFDVVLPAAHPLGLAPRVALAELADSDWIGPYPGNPCHDVIQLACELAGFQPRPAHFSDDFRAVVALAGAGAGVALVPRSALRGMELKGTVVRPVAGPAATRRVFAAVRRGAENHPLIRPLLDALSLAAGGLRTG
- a CDS encoding glycine C-acetyltransferase; the encoded protein is MYGSVRDELSATLDEIRAAGLFKPERVISTPQSASVAVTASGGTDDGEKADGAVLNFCANNYLGLADHPEVVAAAKDALDRWGYGMASVRFICGTQEIHKELEGRLSGFLGQEDTILYSSCFDANGGVFETLLGPEDAVISDALNHASIIDGIRLSKARRLRYANRDLAELETRLKESADARRRLIVTDGVFSMDGYVAPLDEICDLADRYDAMVMVDDSHAVGFVGPNGRGTPELHGVMDRVDIVTGTLGKALGGASGGYVAARAEIVALLRQRSRPYLFSNSLAPVIAAASVKVLDLLEGAGGLRERLSANTALFREEMTGAGFEILPGDHPIAPVMIGDAARAGRMAELLLERGVYVIGFSYPVVPMDRARIRVQLSAAHSTAEVRRAVAAFVDARAVLERES
- the tdh gene encoding L-threonine 3-dehydrogenase; this encodes MKALVKQQAEPGLWLMDVPEPRTGPADVLIKVLRTGICGTDLHIRSWDGWARRTVTTPRVLGHEFVGEVVSVGDAVRDVAVGDLVSGEGHLVCGSCRNCLAGRRHLCRGTVGLGVGRDGAFAEYVALPATNVWVHRAEVDLDVAAIFDPFGNAVHTALSFPLVGEDVLITGAGPIGIMAAAVARHAGARNVVITDVSPYRLELARKAGATLALDVSGTGISEAQRLLGLKEGFDIGLEMSGRPEAMRDMVANMTHGGRIAMLGLPAEEFAVDWSRIVTSMITIKGIYGREMFETWYAMTVLLEGGLDLTPVITGSYGYEDFDAAFDEAATARSGKIILDWTA
- a CDS encoding phosphatase PAP2 family protein, whose translation is MDARTGPAERKPDVSTRPPLVRELLLVAGLFLVYKLGRQAATGHTAEAFRDADRVRGWERALHLPGEGAVQGVLLHDTTLVQLANTYYATVHFPATVLFLGWLYWRRPGHYVWARRVLAALTGAALVLHLLMPLAPPRLLAATGLVDTGRVYGPTVYAASPAHDTVANQFAAMPSLHVGWALMVAVGLIAATRTRWRRLWLLHPLLTLFVVIGTANHYWLDAAVAVALLGVALAFIRAPGAAVRRRGSLVVRSSAARPKTVRPAAGIPEQAPAGAPAGTVVGVTSGAAR
- a CDS encoding TetR/AcrR family transcriptional regulator, with protein sequence MTTTQRRSKITPEREQEFYQAALDLLREGGYDALTMEGVAARSRCGKSTLYRQWGTKPQLVAAALRGTSCFRLADVDTGTLEGDLRAVARSAAVFSGRDIPLMRALSQAAFQHPELQRALREVLIDPEIAAIDTMVGRAVERGEIAADNPASEFVAVQLTGVMRARPTLEGRHADEAYLNRFLDATILPLLGLRAAAAL